From Nitratidesulfovibrio vulgaris str. Hildenborough, a single genomic window includes:
- a CDS encoding glycosyltransferase produces MTPPVVCFCNTNPGWGGGEKWHLEAAIALAHRGRRVLLMAHPAGRLHAEASRLAATLPAHLPGLRVLPLQVGRLTFLNPGAIVRIAHVLHREKVDSLVLGLTSDLKAVGPAARLAGVRQVFYRRGSALPIRNTALNRLLYGRVINGLIVNSQETRRLALVNNAGLIPEERIHLLHNGIDATGFDAALKKASPAYRAGGHTLVIGNAGRLNRQKGQHHLLHMARLLADEGLDFRLVIAGEGERRQELETLARTLGVSGHVVFAGFLADLAPFWKSLDVFVLSSHWEGFGYVLAEAMLAEVPVVSFDVSNIPELVQDGTNGLLVPGPDAAPEGDAAPAAGLARAVMTMAASQGLRCRMGAAGRAHALAKYAQESCMDALESILGSAPR; encoded by the coding sequence ATGACCCCCCCGGTCGTCTGCTTCTGCAACACCAACCCCGGCTGGGGCGGCGGCGAGAAATGGCACCTTGAGGCGGCCATCGCCCTTGCCCATCGTGGACGGCGTGTGCTGCTCATGGCCCACCCGGCAGGACGCCTCCATGCCGAGGCGTCACGACTGGCAGCCACCCTCCCCGCCCATCTGCCCGGACTGCGCGTCCTTCCGTTGCAGGTCGGCAGGCTCACGTTCCTCAATCCGGGCGCCATCGTCCGTATCGCGCATGTCCTGCACAGGGAGAAGGTCGACAGCCTCGTGCTGGGCCTGACCTCCGACCTCAAGGCCGTGGGCCCTGCCGCGCGCCTCGCCGGAGTGCGTCAGGTGTTCTATCGCCGGGGCAGCGCGCTGCCCATACGCAACACGGCCCTCAACCGTCTGCTCTATGGGCGCGTCATCAATGGACTCATCGTCAACTCGCAAGAGACCCGCCGGCTGGCGCTGGTGAACAATGCGGGACTCATCCCCGAAGAGCGCATCCACCTGCTTCACAACGGCATCGACGCCACGGGGTTCGACGCCGCGCTCAAGAAGGCCAGCCCCGCCTACAGGGCCGGCGGACATACGCTGGTCATCGGCAATGCGGGGCGCCTCAACAGGCAGAAGGGGCAGCACCACCTGCTGCACATGGCGCGTCTTCTGGCTGACGAGGGGCTGGACTTCAGGCTTGTCATCGCGGGAGAGGGCGAACGGAGACAGGAGCTTGAGACGCTGGCGCGAACGCTCGGCGTTTCGGGGCATGTGGTCTTTGCGGGGTTTCTCGCCGACCTTGCGCCTTTCTGGAAGAGTCTGGACGTCTTCGTGCTCAGTTCGCACTGGGAGGGCTTCGGCTATGTGCTTGCGGAGGCCATGCTGGCAGAAGTGCCCGTGGTGTCCTTCGACGTGAGCAACATCCCCGAACTCGTGCAGGATGGCACCAACGGCCTGCTGGTGCCCGGCCCGGACGCGGCACCGGAAGGCGACGCCGCCCCCGCAGCGGGGCTTGCCCGCGCCGTCATGACCATGGCTGCGTCGCAGGGCCTGCGTTGTCGCATGGGAGCGGCGGGCAGGGCGCACGCCCTCGCCAAATATGCGCAAGAGTCCTGCATGGACGCACTGGAGAGCATCCTCGGTAGCGCACCCCGGTAG
- a CDS encoding helix-turn-helix transcriptional regulator, whose translation MKQLLSTREVAAYLGINEKMVYALVTEKGLPGTKVTGKWLFPLHLVDAWLERNTLNHPGQPGDGETGQALVLAGSNDILLDRALRLFAQLHPGRLAAFVNLGSLGGLHALRDGLCHMATSHLMQAEGHEYNFDTAQRVLDEPPAVVNFCIREQGYLTAPGNPHGIADAGDIAARGLRVANRPHGTGTRLLFDAELTRHGVDPARVPGYGREFAGHIDVGMEIVAGRADVAPCIRAVAGLLGLGFVPLQRERYDLLVPRAGYFDKRVQLFIAMLGDPRFRSLTDDLDGYDLSKSGRVVFPGDAV comes from the coding sequence ATGAAACAGTTGCTCTCCACCCGTGAAGTCGCGGCCTACCTCGGCATAAACGAGAAGATGGTCTACGCCCTCGTCACCGAGAAGGGACTCCCCGGCACCAAGGTCACGGGAAAGTGGCTTTTCCCCCTGCACCTTGTGGACGCATGGCTTGAGCGCAACACGTTGAACCATCCGGGGCAGCCCGGAGACGGCGAGACCGGGCAGGCACTGGTGCTTGCGGGCAGCAATGACATCCTGCTGGACAGGGCGTTGCGCCTTTTCGCCCAGCTGCATCCGGGGCGTCTCGCCGCCTTCGTCAATCTCGGCAGCCTAGGCGGACTGCACGCCCTGCGCGACGGGCTGTGCCACATGGCCACCAGCCACCTGATGCAGGCCGAGGGGCACGAATACAACTTCGATACGGCCCAGCGCGTGCTGGATGAACCCCCGGCGGTGGTCAACTTCTGCATCCGTGAGCAGGGCTATCTCACCGCACCCGGCAACCCGCACGGTATCGCCGATGCGGGAGACATCGCGGCCCGGGGGCTGCGTGTGGCGAACCGTCCGCATGGCACGGGTACGCGCCTCCTGTTCGATGCCGAACTCACGCGGCATGGCGTCGACCCGGCACGTGTTCCGGGCTACGGGCGCGAGTTCGCCGGACACATCGACGTGGGGATGGAGATTGTGGCGGGGCGGGCCGATGTGGCCCCCTGCATCCGTGCGGTGGCGGGACTCCTGGGGCTGGGCTTCGTGCCGTTGCAGCGCGAACGCTACGACCTGCTGGTGCCGCGGGCAGGCTATTTCGACAAGCGGGTGCAGCTTTTCATCGCCATGCTGGGCGACCCGCGCTTCCGGTCACTCACCGACGACCTCGACGGTTACGACCTGTCTAAGTCGGGGCGGGTGGTCTTTCCGGGCGACGCCGTATAA
- the der gene encoding ribosome biogenesis GTPase Der: MFAKIALVGRPNVGKSTLFNRLIRSNRAITHDMPGVTRDRMEGIVRGRNKRPFGIIDTGGITLDGHAAVAEGPAGIRGFEAEILRQAEEAIAECVAVCLVVDGREGLLPFDEHLASYLRRTGKPVLVVVNKVDGIEKEDVLTAEFHILGFPVLAVSAEHGHNLRWLESEMRDLLPEEDEDGIDDDAADATAVAIADADAETEDGASASETEEDITEETVEDEPEAPLRLCMLGRPNAGKSSLVNALTGTNRMIVSDVAGTTRDSVDVAFEKDGLSYTFVDTAGVRRRSRITDTVERYSVNSSLKSTTKAHVTLLVLDAVEGITSQDKRLIELLDERKTPFMVLVNKMDLVPAKAREDGKRNFRDLLNFCQHVPLLFVSAKTGYELRSIVPLAARIRRECSVRIPTGQLNRAMEEVITRHQPPVVRRVRPKFYYMTQAESQPPTFVLFVNDADRIQAPYAKYIEKSLRRLFGIEHAPMRVHFRSSHKKNSEK, translated from the coding sequence ATGTTCGCCAAGATAGCACTCGTGGGCCGACCCAATGTCGGCAAGTCTACCCTCTTCAACCGCCTGATACGCAGCAACCGCGCCATCACGCACGACATGCCGGGCGTCACCCGCGACCGCATGGAAGGCATCGTGCGTGGTCGCAACAAGCGTCCCTTCGGCATCATCGACACCGGGGGCATCACCCTCGACGGACATGCCGCCGTGGCCGAAGGCCCTGCGGGCATCCGCGGGTTCGAGGCCGAAATCCTGCGGCAGGCCGAAGAGGCCATTGCCGAGTGCGTCGCCGTCTGCCTCGTGGTGGACGGACGCGAAGGGCTGTTGCCCTTCGACGAACACCTTGCCTCGTACCTGCGCCGCACGGGCAAGCCCGTGCTGGTGGTCGTCAACAAGGTGGACGGCATCGAAAAGGAAGACGTGCTCACCGCGGAATTCCATATTCTGGGCTTCCCGGTACTGGCAGTTTCAGCCGAACATGGTCACAACCTGCGCTGGCTTGAATCGGAGATGCGCGACCTTCTGCCCGAAGAAGACGAGGACGGCATCGATGACGACGCCGCGGACGCAACCGCCGTCGCCATTGCCGACGCCGACGCCGAAACCGAAGACGGTGCCTCAGCCTCCGAGACCGAGGAAGACATCACTGAAGAGACCGTGGAAGACGAACCGGAAGCCCCCCTGCGCCTGTGCATGCTGGGACGCCCCAACGCCGGAAAGTCCTCTCTGGTCAATGCCCTCACCGGCACCAATCGTATGATCGTCAGCGATGTGGCGGGCACGACCCGCGACAGCGTGGACGTCGCCTTCGAGAAGGACGGCCTCTCATACACCTTCGTGGACACGGCAGGCGTCCGCCGCCGCTCGCGCATCACCGACACGGTGGAGCGCTACAGCGTCAACTCCTCGCTGAAGAGCACCACCAAGGCGCACGTCACCCTGCTGGTGCTTGATGCCGTCGAAGGCATCACCTCGCAGGACAAACGCCTCATCGAACTGCTCGACGAACGCAAGACCCCGTTCATGGTGCTGGTCAACAAGATGGACCTCGTGCCCGCCAAGGCACGCGAAGACGGCAAGCGCAATTTCCGTGACCTGCTCAACTTCTGCCAGCATGTGCCTCTGCTCTTCGTCTCCGCCAAGACCGGGTATGAACTGCGCTCCATCGTGCCGCTTGCCGCGCGCATCCGGCGCGAATGCAGCGTCCGCATCCCCACCGGGCAGCTCAACCGCGCCATGGAAGAGGTCATCACCCGCCACCAGCCCCCTGTGGTGCGCCGCGTACGGCCCAAGTTCTACTACATGACACAGGCCGAAAGCCAGCCGCCGACCTTCGTGCTGTTCGTCAACGACGCGGACAGGATTCAGGCGCCCTACGCCAAATACATAGAGAAGTCGCTGCGCCGCCTGTTCGGCATCGAGCACGCCCCCATGCGCGTCCACTTCCGTTCATCGCACAAGAAGAACAGCGAGAAATAG
- a CDS encoding lipoprotein encodes MRWISALLSGLLVFASLWACSPALAAPEGTNLDFTLHRLGTGGPVVLVVGGIQGDEPGGFSAATLLVTHYRFTSGRVWVVPNLNFPSIIKRSRGVHGDLNRKFATLPADDPEYPLVQRIQRIITAPDVSLVLNLHDGSGFYRPDHEDAQCNPSRWGQSVIIDKARLEGAPLGDLTGMGERAVRDVNEGVLVPKHRYHLKNTRTDEGDHEMDRTLTWFAYRNGKPAFGIEASKDFTTEYRAYYHLRAVEAFLKQAGVRFERDFDLSPRGVQAALESDVTVGFAHNRIVLPLDDVRPSLGSFPLPRDVAGTFAASKPILALVSAKGGYDVFYGNRTLTRLRPDWRDTDDALSGMTLMVDGKPVRVGFGEVVSVRERFVVQPVKGYRINAIGATAHRTDESGIPLGKRDFMARYSVDKAGTLYRVEVYRGQKFAGMVLVRFGSGPTLRKAGFLPAVAGRESDLGM; translated from the coding sequence ATGAGATGGATATCCGCGCTATTGTCGGGCCTGCTGGTCTTCGCATCCCTATGGGCGTGCAGCCCCGCCCTCGCTGCCCCGGAAGGCACCAACCTCGATTTCACCCTGCACCGTCTCGGGACGGGTGGGCCCGTGGTGCTTGTGGTGGGAGGCATACAGGGTGACGAACCGGGGGGATTCTCGGCCGCCACGCTACTGGTCACCCACTACCGGTTCACGTCGGGCAGAGTGTGGGTGGTGCCCAATCTCAATTTCCCCAGCATCATCAAACGGTCGCGCGGGGTGCATGGCGACCTCAACCGCAAGTTCGCGACCCTGCCCGCCGACGACCCCGAATACCCGCTGGTGCAGCGCATCCAGCGCATCATCACCGCGCCTGACGTCTCTCTCGTGCTGAACCTGCATGACGGCAGCGGCTTCTATCGCCCCGACCATGAGGACGCCCAGTGCAATCCCTCGCGGTGGGGACAGAGTGTCATCATCGACAAGGCGCGCCTCGAAGGGGCACCCCTCGGCGACCTCACCGGCATGGGTGAACGTGCCGTACGCGATGTGAACGAAGGCGTGCTTGTGCCCAAGCACCGCTATCACCTCAAGAACACCCGCACCGACGAGGGCGACCATGAGATGGACCGTACCCTCACATGGTTCGCCTACCGCAACGGCAAGCCCGCCTTCGGCATCGAAGCCAGCAAGGACTTCACCACCGAATATCGCGCCTACTACCATCTTCGTGCGGTGGAGGCGTTCCTGAAGCAGGCGGGGGTCCGCTTCGAACGCGACTTCGACCTTTCACCCCGCGGTGTGCAGGCGGCCCTTGAAAGCGACGTGACCGTGGGCTTTGCGCACAACCGCATCGTGCTGCCGCTGGACGACGTGCGCCCTTCGCTGGGCAGCTTCCCCCTTCCGCGTGATGTGGCAGGCACGTTCGCTGCCAGCAAGCCCATTCTCGCCCTCGTGTCCGCCAAGGGCGGATATGACGTCTTCTATGGCAACCGCACCCTCACGAGATTGCGTCCTGACTGGCGCGACACTGACGACGCCCTGTCGGGCATGACGCTCATGGTGGACGGCAAGCCCGTGCGCGTTGGCTTCGGCGAAGTGGTGTCGGTGCGCGAGCGTTTCGTGGTGCAGCCTGTGAAGGGGTATCGCATCAACGCCATCGGTGCCACGGCGCATCGTACCGATGAAAGCGGCATTCCGCTTGGCAAGCGCGACTTCATGGCACGCTACTCGGTGGACAAGGCGGGCACGCTGTACCGTGTCGAAGTCTACCGGGGGCAGAAGTTCGCGGGCATGGTGCTGGTGCGTTTCGGTAGCGGGCCCACGCTGCGCAAGGCTGGTTTCCTGCCCGCGGTGGCGGGGCGTGAAAGCGACCTTGGCATGTGA
- a CDS encoding M15 family metallopeptidase, whose product MNRRTFLAAALCGTLQLLLAGGAVAASGGVQPSRPAPAKPAPKGKAAPAAPARKTQGRVSAPQRGAQRPAKAASRARAQTVEPDLAPARAVSQPPQPLPAETSESVRDYLYKMRNFDEVHPSDIVLTPERYALMGGLVDRLDRLQRTVGHGFFYLLSLDEAMRQARRPAVGAFSRAELEFIDDVFHADAKNYGFLGKKPLSTLTSVIPQREVVKVPGMGNYLYRGDAHETWLTIQRIMGEQVVLTSGVRGIVKQLHLFLAKAEANGGNLSLASRSLAPPGYSFHGVGDFDVGQRGYGIRNFTSDFTGTEVFRKLEERGYITLRYPRDNFLGVRFEPWHVKVIA is encoded by the coding sequence GTGAATCGACGCACGTTCCTCGCAGCCGCCCTTTGTGGAACCCTCCAGCTGTTGCTGGCCGGGGGGGCTGTCGCAGCCTCCGGCGGCGTTCAACCTTCACGTCCTGCCCCTGCCAAGCCCGCCCCCAAGGGCAAGGCTGCACCTGCGGCCCCCGCCCGCAAGACGCAGGGGCGCGTCTCCGCGCCGCAACGCGGCGCGCAACGCCCCGCCAAGGCCGCATCCCGGGCGCGCGCCCAGACCGTAGAACCCGACCTCGCCCCGGCCAGGGCCGTCAGCCAGCCGCCTCAGCCCCTGCCAGCCGAAACCTCCGAGTCAGTGCGCGACTATCTCTACAAGATGCGCAACTTCGACGAGGTGCATCCTTCCGACATCGTGCTCACCCCTGAACGCTACGCCCTCATGGGGGGGCTGGTCGACAGGCTGGACAGGCTGCAACGCACCGTGGGACACGGCTTCTTCTATCTGCTGAGCCTCGACGAGGCCATGCGGCAGGCGCGGCGTCCCGCCGTGGGAGCATTCTCGCGCGCCGAACTCGAGTTCATCGACGACGTGTTCCACGCCGATGCCAAGAACTACGGCTTTCTCGGCAAGAAGCCCCTTTCCACGCTCACCTCCGTCATCCCGCAGCGTGAGGTGGTGAAGGTGCCCGGCATGGGCAACTATCTCTATCGCGGTGACGCGCACGAGACATGGCTGACCATTCAGCGCATCATGGGTGAGCAGGTGGTGCTGACCAGCGGGGTGCGGGGTATCGTCAAGCAGTTGCACCTCTTTCTCGCCAAGGCCGAGGCCAATGGCGGCAACCTCTCGCTGGCGTCACGTTCGCTGGCGCCTCCCGGCTATTCATTCCACGGCGTGGGAGACTTCGACGTGGGACAGCGCGGATACGGCATCCGCAACTTCACGTCCGACTTCACCGGAACCGAGGTCTTCCGCAAGCTTGAAGAGCGCGGCTACATCACGCTGCGCTACCCGCGTGACAACTTTCTCGGGGTTCGCTTCGAACCTTGGCACGTCAAGGTCATCGCATGA
- a CDS encoding branched-chain amino acid transaminase — protein sequence MVQKSETIWFDGKQVPWDEANVHVLTHALHYGVGVFEGIRAYRCADGSSAVFRLREHVQRLFSSAKILRMEIPFTEDAIFDAIVETLQRNRLAEGYIRPLSFVGAGAMGVYPGDNPVQTIIAVWPWGAYLGAEALEKGIRVKTSSFARHHVNAMMTKAKASGNYVNSVLAKMEAKADGYDEALMLDVSGFVSEATGENIFMVRNGVIKTTPLTSILDGITRNSLMTLARDLGYEVVEQQFTRDELYVADEAFFCGTAAEVTPIREVDRRVIGKGSAGPVTKHLQQEYFKAVKGDNPSYDHWLHRYAL from the coding sequence ATGGTCCAGAAATCGGAAACCATCTGGTTCGACGGCAAGCAGGTTCCGTGGGATGAGGCCAACGTGCATGTGCTCACCCACGCCCTGCACTACGGCGTGGGTGTCTTCGAAGGCATTCGCGCCTACCGTTGCGCCGATGGTTCTTCGGCCGTCTTCCGTCTGCGCGAACACGTGCAGCGCCTGTTCTCGTCGGCCAAGATCCTGCGCATGGAGATTCCCTTCACCGAAGACGCCATCTTCGACGCCATCGTGGAGACGCTGCAACGCAACAGGCTCGCCGAAGGCTACATCCGTCCCCTTTCGTTCGTCGGCGCAGGGGCCATGGGCGTCTACCCCGGCGACAACCCCGTTCAGACCATCATCGCCGTATGGCCTTGGGGTGCGTACCTCGGTGCCGAGGCCCTCGAAAAGGGCATCCGCGTCAAGACCAGTTCGTTCGCCCGCCACCACGTCAATGCCATGATGACCAAGGCCAAGGCCTCGGGCAACTATGTCAACTCGGTGCTGGCCAAGATGGAGGCCAAGGCGGACGGCTACGACGAGGCCCTGATGCTGGACGTGAGCGGCTTCGTCTCCGAAGCCACGGGCGAGAACATCTTCATGGTCCGCAACGGCGTCATCAAGACCACGCCGCTGACCTCCATCCTCGACGGCATCACCCGCAACAGCCTCATGACGCTGGCACGCGACCTCGGCTACGAAGTGGTCGAACAGCAGTTCACCCGCGACGAACTCTATGTCGCCGACGAAGCGTTCTTCTGCGGTACCGCCGCCGAGGTGACGCCCATCCGCGAAGTCGACCGCCGCGTCATCGGCAAGGGAAGTGCCGGGCCTGTCACCAAGCATCTCCAGCAGGAATATTTCAAGGCCGTCAAGGGCGACAACCCCAGCTACGACCACTGGCTGCACCGCTACGCGCTGTAG
- the dnaX gene encoding DNA polymerase III subunit gamma/tau, giving the protein MSHASLTARYRPQTFAEVAGQETVKAILSRAAQENRVAPAYLFSGTRGVGKTTIARIFAKALNCTTAPTGEPCNTCEQCRKVTQGMHVDVVEIDGASNRGIDDAKRLKEAIGYAPMEGRYKVFIIDEAHMLTREAFNALLKTLEEPPARVTFVLATTEPHKFPVTIVSRCQHFTFTRLSEAGLEAHLTKVLGREGVDYDPAAVRLIARRAAGSVRDSMSLLGQVLALGESRLTIDGARGVLGLAGQELFLRLMEALAAQDCLGVANVVRELLDRGVDMGFFLRELVATWRNLFMLRQAGEAALASLDLPEDEARQWLGWAKRFEPAHIHACWQMTLEGQRRVLTSLEPAMALELLLLNLAMLPRLMPVESLRPSGGGASAPSGSAAEGPASGGAATIPTPGTQGMQGTAPAAGMTPSPAAPATPAPSAAPSPRVPWDDAAPAPRQTGIPPRPAPRMPEASPTAGSPAAPAQGDDSDTAEHTPSGPRTWDGFLEFCQGRNGQGGRLATVLRQTTPEHDDGILRLATMSSVQYERLTDAATRTTLAGLVRDYFGDACRVEVNPPTRVRRTEAELRKEAEAHPAVQLLKEEMGACILKCTPLADLRRPEDTTEQGDNKP; this is encoded by the coding sequence ATGAGCCACGCCTCGCTGACAGCCAGATACCGCCCGCAGACCTTCGCCGAGGTCGCGGGGCAGGAGACGGTAAAGGCCATCCTCTCGCGCGCAGCACAGGAGAACCGGGTCGCTCCCGCCTACCTGTTCAGCGGCACGCGCGGGGTGGGCAAGACCACCATCGCCCGCATCTTCGCCAAGGCCCTCAACTGTACCACCGCCCCCACCGGCGAACCCTGCAACACCTGTGAGCAATGCCGCAAGGTCACGCAGGGGATGCACGTGGACGTGGTGGAGATAGACGGGGCCTCGAACCGAGGCATCGACGACGCCAAACGCCTCAAGGAGGCCATCGGCTACGCCCCGATGGAAGGCCGCTACAAGGTCTTCATCATCGACGAGGCGCACATGCTCACGCGCGAAGCCTTCAACGCCCTGCTGAAGACGCTGGAGGAACCCCCGGCCCGCGTGACCTTCGTGCTGGCGACCACCGAACCGCACAAGTTTCCGGTCACCATCGTCAGCCGCTGCCAGCACTTCACCTTCACCCGCCTTTCCGAAGCCGGGCTTGAAGCGCACCTCACCAAGGTGCTCGGTCGCGAGGGCGTCGACTACGACCCGGCTGCCGTGCGTCTCATCGCACGACGGGCGGCAGGCAGCGTGCGCGACTCCATGTCGTTGCTCGGGCAGGTGCTCGCACTGGGCGAAAGCCGCCTCACCATCGACGGTGCGCGTGGCGTGCTGGGGCTGGCGGGGCAGGAACTGTTCCTGCGGCTCATGGAGGCACTGGCTGCACAAGACTGCCTTGGCGTGGCGAACGTCGTCCGTGAGCTGCTCGACAGAGGCGTGGACATGGGCTTCTTCCTGCGCGAACTCGTGGCCACATGGCGCAACCTCTTCATGTTGCGGCAGGCGGGCGAAGCGGCCCTCGCATCCCTCGACCTGCCAGAGGACGAAGCCCGGCAATGGCTCGGATGGGCCAAACGGTTCGAACCCGCGCACATCCATGCCTGCTGGCAGATGACCCTCGAAGGACAGCGTCGGGTGCTGACCAGCCTCGAACCGGCCATGGCGCTTGAGCTGCTGCTGCTCAATCTCGCCATGCTGCCCCGCCTCATGCCCGTGGAGAGTCTGCGTCCTTCGGGTGGAGGCGCATCCGCCCCTTCGGGTTCCGCTGCCGAAGGCCCAGCCTCGGGTGGTGCTGCAACCATCCCCACACCGGGCACACAGGGGATGCAAGGCACAGCCCCCGCTGCCGGGATGACACCTTCGCCAGCAGCACCCGCCACACCGGCGCCCTCCGCAGCGCCTTCACCACGAGTGCCGTGGGACGATGCAGCCCCCGCGCCACGCCAGACGGGCATCCCGCCACGGCCCGCACCGCGGATGCCGGAAGCCTCGCCTACTGCGGGCAGCCCGGCGGCACCAGCACAGGGTGACGACTCCGACACGGCAGAGCACACGCCGTCCGGCCCGAGGACATGGGACGGATTCCTCGAGTTCTGCCAAGGGCGGAACGGGCAGGGCGGCAGACTCGCAACCGTCCTGCGGCAGACCACCCCCGAACACGATGACGGCATCCTGCGTCTTGCCACCATGTCGTCAGTCCAGTATGAGCGCCTTACGGACGCAGCGACACGGACGACGCTCGCCGGACTGGTGCGCGACTATTTCGGGGATGCGTGCCGCGTAGAGGTGAACCCGCCCACGCGAGTGCGCCGCACTGAAGCCGAACTGCGTAAAGAGGCGGAGGCCCACCCCGCCGTACAACTACTCAAGGAAGAGATGGGCGCGTGCATCCTCAAGTGTACACCGCTTGCAGACCTGCGCCGCCCTGAAGACACCACCGAGCAAGGAGACAACAAGCCATGA
- a CDS encoding YbaB/EbfC family nucleoid-associated protein encodes MRGMNDLLRQANLMQSKLAKLQSEMADKSFEASSGGGMVKVSVTGRQELKSITIDPKALEGGDVEMLQDLILTAVNEGVRVSRATMEREMNALTGGLRLPGII; translated from the coding sequence ATGAGAGGCATGAACGACCTTCTTCGTCAGGCCAACCTGATGCAGTCCAAACTCGCCAAACTCCAGTCGGAGATGGCGGACAAGTCCTTCGAAGCATCCAGCGGCGGCGGCATGGTCAAGGTTTCCGTGACGGGCCGTCAGGAACTGAAATCCATCACCATCGACCCCAAGGCCCTCGAAGGCGGCGATGTGGAGATGCTGCAAGACCTCATCCTCACCGCGGTCAACGAAGGCGTCCGCGTCTCGCGTGCCACCATGGAACGTGAGATGAACGCCCTCACCGGCGGCCTGCGCCTCCCCGGCATCATCTAG
- the recR gene encoding recombination mediator RecR encodes MQRLPEPLKALVDQLAKLPGLGPKSALRLAMTLLKWPASETRRLGRGIHDLRDNLHLCRRCGALTDCDPCALCTDATRTQDMLCLVSEWDSMLTLEEGGFYRGQYLILGGLLAPLDNVNADSLELERLTRRLAEGQVREVVLALGTTVEAENTATFIRAMVERQYPGVRVTRLAQGIPLGAEVKFMDRETLRQSMQYRQEL; translated from the coding sequence GTGCAGCGTCTTCCAGAACCCTTGAAGGCCCTCGTGGACCAGCTGGCGAAACTGCCGGGACTGGGCCCCAAGTCGGCCCTGCGCCTTGCCATGACGCTGCTCAAATGGCCCGCCAGCGAGACGCGACGTCTCGGGCGGGGCATCCACGACCTGCGCGACAACCTGCACCTGTGCAGGCGTTGCGGTGCGCTCACCGACTGCGACCCCTGCGCCCTGTGCACCGATGCCACCCGCACACAGGACATGCTGTGTCTCGTCTCCGAATGGGACAGCATGCTCACGCTGGAAGAGGGCGGCTTCTACAGGGGGCAGTACCTCATTCTCGGCGGCCTGCTGGCACCGCTGGACAATGTGAACGCCGACTCGCTGGAACTGGAAAGGCTCACCCGTCGCCTCGCTGAAGGGCAGGTGCGCGAGGTGGTGCTGGCGCTGGGAACCACCGTGGAGGCCGAGAACACCGCCACCTTCATCCGGGCAATGGTCGAACGCCAGTACCCCGGCGTCCGTGTGACCAGACTCGCGCAGGGCATCCCCCTCGGGGCCGAGGTCAAGTTCATGGACCGTGAGACCCTGCGCCAGTCCATGCAGTACCGGCAGGAACTGTGA
- a CDS encoding glycosyltransferase family 4 protein, whose product MRTRIFIPPLPRMSGGLAVLYRMASHLHQAGHDVALVPRDTAPCLDEAARELPVVSWESIDLSGDDLWLVPEGWVNALAPGLKAGARNVVYVQNWAYLLSALPSGVQWPQLDVSFMAVSDPVAWFTRETTGHEAVVLRPGIDTALFHPARPDDTDVCPPRDRIRVCWMPRKNKALAIQIRAILEARLSLAPPCGSAGPLPVEWVEIHGLRQPEVAAALRSAHIFLATGFPEGCPLPPLEAMASGALVVGFAGMGGWDYMRQAMPGGYLPWYLLREVPWGGNGLFAADADVTGAAFALEHAIRMIAAADPRVDALRKAGLHTAAAYDLAAQRDALLTLWARAAEGDLFPAARRP is encoded by the coding sequence ATGCGAACGCGCATCTTCATCCCTCCGCTGCCCCGCATGTCCGGCGGCCTTGCCGTACTCTACCGCATGGCCTCACACCTGCATCAGGCCGGACACGACGTGGCCCTCGTCCCGCGCGACACGGCACCGTGCCTCGACGAAGCGGCGCGTGAACTCCCGGTTGTATCGTGGGAGTCCATCGACCTGTCCGGCGACGACCTCTGGCTGGTCCCGGAGGGCTGGGTCAACGCCCTCGCCCCCGGACTGAAGGCCGGTGCGCGTAACGTGGTCTACGTGCAGAATTGGGCGTACCTGCTTTCCGCGCTTCCGTCAGGCGTGCAGTGGCCGCAGCTTGACGTGTCGTTCATGGCGGTCTCCGACCCCGTGGCATGGTTCACACGAGAGACCACCGGGCACGAGGCGGTCGTCTTGCGTCCGGGCATCGACACGGCCCTGTTCCATCCGGCACGCCCCGACGATACCGATGTCTGCCCGCCCCGTGACCGGATTCGCGTGTGCTGGATGCCCCGCAAGAACAAGGCGCTGGCCATCCAGATACGTGCCATCCTCGAAGCGCGCCTCTCCCTTGCCCCGCCCTGCGGGAGTGCGGGCCCTCTCCCCGTGGAGTGGGTCGAAATCCACGGGCTGCGGCAACCCGAGGTGGCAGCGGCACTGCGTTCGGCGCACATCTTCCTTGCCACCGGCTTTCCCGAAGGTTGCCCGCTTCCCCCGCTCGAGGCCATGGCTTCAGGAGCGCTTGTCGTCGGCTTCGCGGGCATGGGTGGATGGGACTACATGCGGCAGGCCATGCCGGGCGGCTATCTGCCGTGGTATCTCCTGCGCGAGGTGCCTTGGGGTGGCAACGGGCTGTTCGCCGCCGACGCCGACGTGACCGGCGCCGCCTTCGCCCTCGAACATGCGATACGCATGATAGCCGCCGCCGACCCGCGGGTGGATGCGCTGCGCAAGGCTGGACTGCACACCGCCGCGGCCTACGACCTCGCCGCCCAGCGTGATGCGCTGCTGACGCTGTGGGCACGCGCCGCCGAAGGCGACCTGTTCCCTGCCGCACGTAGGCCCTAG